A genome region from Methanococcoides burtonii DSM 6242 includes the following:
- the crcB gene encoding fluoride efflux transporter CrcB, whose amino-acid sequence MRTPNPIIELSGIAAGGFLGAISRYLITSTIVSPTGTLIVNVLGSLLIGMLMYDNEYIGYVDQRTRLIIGTGFLGSFTTFSTFVVQTYSLGGTPAIVNILANILMTILAVFAGRGMIIHISRRKR is encoded by the coding sequence ATGAGAACTCCCAACCCCATCATTGAACTGTCGGGAATTGCAGCAGGAGGATTCCTGGGTGCTATCTCAAGGTATCTCATAACATCGACCATAGTATCACCAACAGGAACACTTATTGTGAATGTATTGGGAAGTCTGCTCATAGGAATGTTGATGTACGACAACGAATACATCGGATACGTTGACCAGAGAACACGTTTGATCATCGGGACAGGGTTTTTGGGTTCTTTTACTACATTTTCCACTTTTGTAGTACAAACATATTCACTCGGAGGAACTCCGGCCATAGTGAATATTTTAGCGAACATACTGATGACCATTCTCGCAGTCTTCGCAGGGAGAGGTATGATCATACACATCTCAAGGAGGAAGAGGTGA
- a CDS encoding ubiquitin-like small modifier protein 1, translated as MVGVKIKLFANLREIAGVSELELEGENIQEILDILQNDHPQIQELIYDDDRGKKEIRAYINILINGNNIQHLEGSDTVLNEGDEIAIFPPVSGG; from the coding sequence ATGGTCGGAGTAAAAATAAAACTTTTCGCAAACCTAAGGGAGATCGCAGGTGTTTCCGAACTTGAACTAGAAGGAGAGAACATTCAGGAAATACTGGACATACTTCAGAACGATCACCCACAGATACAGGAACTTATTTATGATGATGATAGAGGCAAAAAGGAAATTCGAGCCTACATTAATATCCTGATCAATGGAAACAATATCCAGCACCTTGAAGGATCGGACACTGTTTTGAACGAAGGCGATGAGATTGCCATATTTCCACCGGTGTCCGGCGGTTAA